A region from the Streptomyces tsukubensis genome encodes:
- a CDS encoding Ppx/GppA phosphatase family protein has protein sequence MRLGVLDVGSNTVHLLVVDAHPGARPLPAHSYKAELRLAELLDEHGAISAAGIKRLIGTIGRAMQTAEDQGCQQVLSFATSAVREASNADLVLARVKAETGVELEVLTGADEARLTFLAVRRWFGWSAGKLLVLDIGGGSLEIAYGIDEEPDAAVSLPLGAGRLTAGMLPGDPPDAEAVRALRRHVRAEIASTVGEFSRFGRPDHIVATSKTFKQLARIAGAARDADGLYVHRELSHKAVTDWVPKLAAMTADQRAELPGVSVGRARQLLAGALVAEGAMDLFGAQEVEICPWALREGVILRRLDHLPAAPAVGPAVRS, from the coding sequence ATGAGACTCGGAGTCCTCGACGTCGGTTCGAACACAGTGCACCTGCTGGTGGTGGACGCCCACCCCGGCGCCCGCCCGCTGCCCGCCCACTCGTACAAAGCGGAACTGCGCCTCGCCGAACTGCTCGACGAGCACGGCGCGATCAGCGCCGCCGGGATAAAGCGGCTGATCGGCACCATCGGCCGGGCCATGCAGACCGCCGAGGACCAGGGCTGCCAGCAGGTGCTCTCCTTCGCCACCTCCGCGGTGCGCGAGGCCAGCAACGCCGATCTCGTCCTCGCCCGGGTGAAGGCGGAGACCGGCGTCGAGCTGGAGGTACTCACCGGCGCGGACGAGGCCCGCCTCACCTTCCTCGCCGTCCGCCGCTGGTTCGGCTGGTCCGCGGGGAAGCTGCTGGTCCTCGATATCGGCGGCGGTTCGCTGGAGATCGCCTACGGCATCGACGAGGAGCCCGACGCGGCCGTCTCGCTGCCGCTGGGCGCCGGACGGCTGACCGCCGGAATGCTGCCCGGCGACCCGCCGGACGCCGAGGCGGTACGGGCGCTCCGCCGCCATGTCCGCGCCGAGATCGCCAGTACGGTGGGCGAATTCAGCCGCTTCGGGCGCCCCGACCACATCGTGGCCACCTCCAAGACCTTCAAGCAGCTGGCCCGGATCGCGGGCGCCGCCCGGGACGCCGACGGGCTCTATGTCCACCGCGAGCTGAGCCACAAGGCCGTCACGGACTGGGTTCCCAAGCTGGCCGCGATGACCGCCGACCAGCGCGCCGAACTGCCCGGGGTCTCCGTGGGCCGCGCCCGCCAGCTGCTGGCCGGGGCCCTGGTCGCGGAAGGCGCCATGGACCTCTTCGGCGCCCAGGAGGTCGAGATCTGCCCGTGGGCGCTGCGCGAGGGCGTCATCCTGCGCCGTCTGGACCACCTCCCGGCCGCCCCCGCGGTGGGCCCGGCGGTCCGCTCGTAA
- a CDS encoding sugar phosphate isomerase/epimerase family protein, which yields MRRDILRAPGPQVLLSTASVYPESTATAFEIAARLGYDGVEVMVWTDPVSQDVEALRGLADYHAMPIRAVHAPCLLITQRVWSTDPWVKLQRARAAAETLGASTVVVHPPFRWQRQYARDFVEGIWRMADETDVRFAVENMYPWRYRDREMLAYAPEWDVTKDDYRHFTIDLSHTATARTDTLAMVDRMGDRLGHVHMADGKGSAKDEHLVPGRGDQPCAELLRRLSDSGYEGHVVIEVNTRRAMSSAEREADLAEALAFTRLHLSAAAAERPDAGAGLADGGGTGRGVRRA from the coding sequence GTGCGCCGGGACATCCTCCGGGCGCCCGGCCCCCAGGTGCTGCTCTCCACCGCCTCCGTCTATCCGGAGTCCACCGCCACCGCCTTCGAGATCGCCGCCCGCCTCGGCTACGACGGCGTCGAGGTGATGGTCTGGACGGACCCGGTCAGCCAGGACGTGGAGGCGCTGCGCGGCCTCGCCGACTACCACGCGATGCCGATCCGGGCGGTCCACGCGCCCTGTCTGCTGATCACCCAGCGGGTCTGGTCCACCGACCCGTGGGTCAAGCTCCAGCGGGCCCGGGCCGCCGCCGAGACCCTGGGCGCGTCGACCGTCGTCGTCCATCCGCCGTTCCGCTGGCAGCGGCAGTACGCCCGCGACTTCGTCGAGGGCATCTGGCGGATGGCGGACGAGACGGATGTCCGGTTCGCGGTGGAGAACATGTACCCGTGGCGCTACCGGGACCGCGAGATGCTCGCGTACGCCCCCGAATGGGACGTCACCAAGGACGACTACCGCCACTTCACGATCGACCTCTCCCATACGGCGACCGCCCGGACCGACACCCTGGCCATGGTCGACCGCATGGGCGACCGGCTCGGCCATGTGCACATGGCCGACGGCAAGGGGTCCGCGAAGGACGAACACCTGGTGCCGGGCCGCGGCGACCAGCCCTGCGCGGAGCTGCTCAGGCGGCTCTCCGACAGCGGCTACGAAGGCCATGTGGTCATCGAGGTCAATACCCGGCGGGCGATGTCGTCGGCCGAACGCGAGGCCGATCTCGCGGAGGCGCTGGCCTTCACCCGGCTCCATCTGTCCGCCGCGGCGGCGGAGCGCCCGGACGCCGGGGCGGGCCTCGCGGATGGCGGCGGCACAGGCCGGGGAGTGCGCCGCGCATGA
- a CDS encoding TetR/AcrR family transcriptional regulator — protein MTDATNTPEPPNTPPDSSRSGGTAASAGAPPRRGRGRPARTEAPEGPGARERILYAAREQFAERGYDKATMRGIARAAGVDAALVHHYFGTKDDVFAAAVETSFEPAAALAAIFGDTPPGGPAAGAAPDLDGIGERLARFYLGVWENPGSRAPLLAIVRSALTNEAAAAVFRDFVLNRLLARVAERLAVPDPRLRAELAAAQMIGVTILRYVLRTEPLASADPEEVVRLVAPALQHHLTGEGPAGP, from the coding sequence ATGACGGACGCCACAAACACCCCAGAACCCCCAAACACCCCGCCCGACTCCTCCCGCTCCGGAGGTACGGCCGCTTCCGCGGGAGCACCGCCCCGCCGCGGCCGCGGCCGCCCGGCCCGTACCGAAGCCCCCGAGGGCCCCGGCGCCCGGGAGCGGATCCTGTACGCGGCCCGGGAACAGTTCGCCGAGCGCGGCTACGACAAGGCCACCATGCGCGGGATCGCCCGGGCGGCGGGCGTGGACGCGGCCCTGGTCCACCACTACTTCGGTACGAAGGACGACGTCTTCGCCGCGGCCGTCGAGACCTCCTTCGAACCCGCGGCGGCGCTCGCGGCGATCTTCGGCGACACACCGCCCGGGGGGCCCGCGGCCGGAGCGGCCCCGGACCTGGACGGTATCGGCGAGCGGCTCGCCCGCTTCTACCTGGGAGTATGGGAGAACCCTGGCTCCCGCGCCCCGCTCCTCGCGATCGTCCGGTCGGCCCTCACCAACGAGGCCGCCGCGGCCGTCTTCCGGGATTTCGTACTGAACAGGCTGCTGGCGCGGGTCGCGGAGCGGCTCGCGGTCCCGGACCCGCGGCTGCGGGCCGAGCTGGCGGCGGCCCAGATGATCGGGGTCACGATCCTGCGGTACGTGCTCCGCACCGAGCCGCTCGCGTCGGCCGATCCGGAGGAGGTCGTCCGGCTGGTGGCCCCGGCCCTCCAGCACCATCTGACCGGGGAGGGCCCGGCCGGGCCCTGA
- the ilvD gene encoding dihydroxy-acid dehydratase has translation MPELRSRTVTHGRNMAGARALMRASGVASADIGKPIIAVANSFTEFVPGHTHLQPVGRIVSEAIKAAGAVPREFNTIAVDDGIAMGHGGMLYSLPSRDLIADSVEYMVEAHCADALICISNCDKITPGMLNAALRLNIPTVFVSGGPMEAGRATLVNGTVRKLDLINAMVDAVDESVSDEDLLRVEENACPTCGSCSGMFTANSMNCLTEAMGLSLPGNGSVLATHTARRALYENAGRTVVEITQRYYEQDDASVLPRNIATRAAFDNAMALDIAMGGSTNTILHLLAAAQEAELDYGLDDIDAVSRRVPCLAKVAPNVAPQGTYYMEDVHRAGGIPAILGELYRAGLLNQDVHTVHSPSIKQWLDTWDVRGGSPSAEAVELWHAAPGCVRSAEAFSQSERWETLDTDAANGCIRDAAHAYSKDGGLAVLKGNLAVDGCVVKTAGVDESIWTFEGPAVVCESQDEAVDKILRKEITAGDVVVIRYEGPRGGPGMQEMLYPTSFLKGRGLGKVCALVTDGRFSGGTSGLSIGHASPEAASGGTIALVEDGDRIRIDIPGRSIELLVPEEELAARREALGGVYAPKSRERKVSAALRAYAAMATSADKGAVRDVSRLG, from the coding sequence ATGCCCGAGCTGAGGTCCCGCACAGTCACCCACGGCCGGAATATGGCAGGGGCCCGCGCCCTGATGCGCGCCTCGGGCGTAGCGAGCGCGGACATCGGCAAGCCGATCATCGCCGTGGCGAACTCCTTCACCGAGTTCGTCCCCGGGCATACCCACCTCCAGCCGGTCGGGCGGATCGTCAGCGAGGCGATCAAGGCCGCGGGCGCGGTCCCGCGCGAGTTCAACACCATCGCGGTCGACGACGGCATCGCCATGGGCCACGGCGGAATGCTGTACTCCCTCCCCTCCCGCGACCTGATCGCGGACAGTGTGGAGTACATGGTCGAGGCGCACTGCGCCGACGCCCTGATCTGCATCTCCAACTGCGACAAGATCACCCCGGGCATGCTCAACGCCGCCCTGCGCCTGAACATCCCGACGGTCTTCGTCTCCGGCGGTCCGATGGAGGCCGGCCGGGCGACCCTGGTCAACGGCACGGTCCGCAAGCTCGACCTGATCAACGCCATGGTCGACGCGGTCGACGAGAGCGTCTCCGACGAGGACCTGCTCCGCGTCGAGGAGAACGCCTGTCCGACCTGCGGCTCCTGTTCCGGCATGTTCACCGCCAACTCGATGAACTGCCTCACCGAGGCCATGGGGCTCTCCCTGCCGGGCAACGGCTCGGTCCTCGCCACCCACACCGCCCGCCGCGCCCTGTACGAGAACGCGGGCCGTACGGTCGTCGAGATCACCCAGCGGTACTACGAGCAGGACGACGCGAGCGTCCTGCCCCGGAACATCGCGACCCGCGCCGCCTTCGACAACGCCATGGCCCTCGATATCGCCATGGGCGGCTCGACGAACACGATCCTCCATCTGCTGGCCGCCGCGCAGGAGGCCGAGCTGGACTACGGTCTCGACGACATCGACGCCGTGTCGCGCCGGGTGCCGTGCCTGGCGAAGGTCGCGCCGAACGTCGCGCCCCAGGGCACGTACTACATGGAGGACGTCCACCGGGCCGGCGGCATCCCCGCCATCCTCGGCGAGCTGTACCGCGCCGGGCTGCTGAACCAGGACGTCCACACCGTCCACTCGCCCTCCATCAAGCAGTGGCTGGACACCTGGGACGTCCGCGGCGGCTCCCCGTCCGCCGAGGCCGTCGAGCTGTGGCACGCGGCCCCCGGCTGCGTCCGCTCCGCCGAGGCGTTCTCCCAGTCCGAGCGGTGGGAGACCCTCGACACCGACGCGGCGAACGGCTGCATCCGCGACGCCGCCCACGCGTACAGCAAGGACGGCGGTCTCGCCGTGCTGAAGGGCAATCTGGCGGTCGACGGCTGTGTGGTGAAGACCGCGGGCGTCGACGAGTCGATCTGGACCTTCGAGGGCCCGGCCGTGGTCTGCGAATCGCAGGACGAGGCCGTCGACAAGATCCTCCGCAAGGAGATCACCGCGGGCGACGTCGTCGTCATCCGCTACGAGGGCCCCAGGGGCGGTCCCGGGATGCAGGAGATGCTCTACCCGACGTCCTTCCTCAAGGGCCGGGGCCTGGGCAAGGTCTGTGCGCTGGTGACCGACGGCCGGTTCTCCGGCGGTACGTCGGGCCTGTCCATCGGTCATGCGTCGCCCGAGGCGGCTTCGGGCGGCACGATCGCCCTGGTCGAGGACGGCGACCGGATCCGTATCGACATCCCCGGCCGTTCGATCGAACTGCTGGTGCCGGAGGAGGAGCTGGCGGCCCGCCGGGAGGCGCTGGGCGGGGTGTACGCGCCCAAGTCGCGCGAGCGGAAGGTGTCGGCGGCGCTGCGGGCGTACGCGGCGATGGCGACGAGCGCCGACAAGGGTGCGGTGCGGGACGTCTCCCGCCTGGGCTGA